Proteins encoded within one genomic window of Rhizobium favelukesii:
- a CDS encoding HupE/UreJ family protein: MFSKSIKLNVLLAAAALAPSLAFAHTGVGQTVGFLHGFSHPVSGLDHVLAMVLVGLIAWQIGGRALWLVPLTFVSVMAIGSALGMMRIALPFVEAGIALSVIVLGAVVALGIQAPVAIAAGVVGLFAIFHGHAHGSEMPAAAGGVAYAAGFMLATAALHLAGIGLGYLIGKVSEQRGAVVARSAGGIAALAGIALLTGLV; encoded by the coding sequence ATGTTTTCAAAGAGCATCAAACTTAACGTCCTGCTCGCGGCTGCCGCCCTTGCTCCGTCGCTCGCCTTCGCCCACACAGGCGTCGGACAAACGGTTGGCTTTCTCCACGGCTTCAGCCATCCGGTTTCGGGTCTCGATCACGTGCTCGCCATGGTTCTGGTCGGCCTTATCGCCTGGCAGATTGGCGGCCGTGCGCTTTGGCTGGTTCCTTTGACCTTCGTCTCGGTGATGGCTATCGGCAGCGCCCTCGGTATGATGAGGATCGCCTTGCCCTTTGTCGAAGCCGGAATTGCTCTTTCCGTGATCGTCCTGGGCGCTGTCGTTGCGCTGGGCATCCAGGCTCCGGTCGCCATCGCGGCAGGGGTCGTCGGCCTGTTTGCGATCTTTCATGGACACGCGCACGGCTCAGAGATGCCGGCCGCTGCGGGCGGTGTCGCTTATGCGGCGGGTTTCATGCTTGCGACCGCAGCACTGCACCTTGCCGGCATTGGCCTTGGCTATCTGATCGGCAAAGTCAGCGAGCAGCGGGGCGCAGTTGTCGCACGTTCGGCCGGCGGCATTGCCGCGCTGGCCGGCATAGCCCTGCTCACCGGCCTCGTCTGA
- the copD gene encoding copper homeostasis membrane protein CopD: protein MTPDAALILCRFLFDAAAVFLWGASAYLCWVVPADLAAQVSRRLRNWYILALLLVIGTTASLLPLRAATIGEGWSDAVGPEMIRTILSGTNVGRAWIAQAGATVVLAISCLAPVPFRHRAQAIIAGLLLISLTISGHAAMNSGWLRAPQRLNDGLHLLSGGAWLGALVPVIVILPMLRDARWQNDARAALMRFSTAGHVAVAVVIATGIINTFLIIGSPPLNWRLDYQFLLSIKILIVFVLVALAITNRYILVPRLASSPSLQLLKWATAAEMVLGLAVLGLVSVFGTMPPT, encoded by the coding sequence GTGACACCAGATGCTGCACTCATCCTGTGCCGCTTCCTGTTTGATGCCGCCGCCGTGTTTTTATGGGGCGCATCGGCCTATCTCTGCTGGGTCGTGCCTGCTGACCTGGCCGCACAGGTGAGCCGACGGCTCCGCAACTGGTACATCCTCGCACTCCTTCTCGTCATCGGCACGACCGCATCGCTGCTCCCGTTGCGCGCGGCAACGATCGGGGAAGGCTGGAGCGATGCGGTTGGGCCCGAGATGATACGAACCATTCTTTCAGGAACAAACGTCGGGCGAGCCTGGATTGCCCAGGCCGGTGCCACCGTTGTCCTGGCAATTTCGTGCCTTGCGCCAGTCCCGTTCAGACACCGCGCCCAGGCGATCATCGCCGGATTGCTGTTGATCAGTCTGACGATCAGTGGTCATGCCGCGATGAACAGTGGTTGGCTGCGGGCACCGCAGCGCCTTAACGACGGCCTTCACCTCCTGTCCGGTGGCGCCTGGCTCGGGGCCCTGGTGCCTGTCATCGTCATCCTGCCGATGCTTCGCGACGCACGGTGGCAGAATGACGCGCGGGCAGCGCTGATGCGGTTTTCGACCGCGGGCCATGTTGCCGTCGCAGTCGTGATCGCGACCGGCATCATCAATACATTCCTGATCATCGGATCGCCTCCGCTGAATTGGCGGCTCGACTATCAGTTCCTGCTCAGCATCAAGATCCTGATCGTGTTTGTCTTGGTCGCGCTTGCGATCACCAATCGCTACATTCTTGTCCCGCGGCTCGCAAGCAGCCCATCGCTGCAGTTGCTGAAATGGGCGACTGCCGCAGAAATGGTCTTGGGCTTGGCGGTGCTAGGCCTGGTTTCGGTGTTTGGCACCATGCCGCCAACCTGA
- a CDS encoding copper chaperone PCu(A)C — MKQLLRLVTALLFAGLFAAIADAHDFKAGDIAIGHPHARAMVPGAKVGGGYLKLTNTGSTDDKLISITSKRAEKTEVHQMSVSNGVMTMRPVAGGLVIPAGQTVELKPGGFHIMFMEVAEPFKEGEMIKATLTFEKAGSVDVEFEVGNAGGASAKDHHSDMDGMDMPKPQ, encoded by the coding sequence ATGAAGCAGCTTTTGAGACTCGTCACAGCCCTGTTGTTTGCTGGCTTGTTCGCCGCAATCGCCGATGCCCATGACTTCAAGGCCGGAGACATCGCAATTGGCCACCCGCATGCACGCGCCATGGTGCCGGGCGCCAAGGTCGGCGGCGGATACCTCAAACTCACCAACACCGGTTCGACCGACGACAAGCTTATCAGCATCACTTCTAAGCGGGCAGAAAAAACGGAAGTCCATCAGATGAGCGTCAGCAACGGCGTGATGACAATGCGCCCCGTCGCCGGGGGACTCGTCATTCCAGCCGGCCAAACCGTCGAGCTGAAGCCAGGCGGCTTCCACATCATGTTCATGGAAGTGGCAGAGCCCTTCAAGGAGGGCGAGATGATCAAGGCGACCCTGACATTCGAAAAGGCGGGCTCCGTCGACGTCGAATTTGAAGTTGGCAACGCTGGCGGAGCCAGTGCCAAAGACCACCACTCCGACATGGACGGCATGGATATGCCCAAACCGCAATAG
- a CDS encoding hydantoinase B/oxoprolinase family protein, with protein sequence MTDGAWNFWIDRGGTFTDIIGRAPDGGLHPRKLLSENPESYRDAAIHGIRGLLGLGPADPIPSDRIGEIRMGTTVATNALLERKGDRVLLLITKGFRDALRIAYQARPDIFAKEIILPEQLYERVAEVHERVRVDGSIEVPLETSGVEQAITRARADGIDAVAIVFMHSYKYPQHEKAVADLCRAAGFKQISVSHDVSPLLKLVGRGDTTVVDAYLSPILSRYVQQVAGELGVESAGKASPRLNFMMSSGGLTAARLFQGKDALLSGPAGGVVGMVETAKLAGFHKVIGFDMGGTSTDVAHYDGEYERAFDTEVAGVRVRAPMMRIHTVAAGGGSILHFEAGRFRVGPDSAGANPGPTCYRRGGELAVTDANVMLGKLQPDLFPAIFGPGQNEPLDADAVRAKFEVLSAQAATGYSPESVAEGFIKIAVENMANAIKKISVQRGYDVTGYLLNCFGGAGGQHACLVADALGMSMVLVHPFSGLLSAYGMGLSSVFASRQQAFIKPLSEESLLELSRLIASLTADVGEKLKAQGIAANKIDFRPILDLRYEGTDTTLPVNFYHGSILAARADFERAHKAQFGFVYDEKMIVVESVGVEGTDRSAERHQEGNQETVAGVSRTAENRRVFFDGVWRDTSVFKRDDLLPGGQALGPALIIEANQTIVVEPGWQAEITQKNHVLLRRVEKKKTAAAVGTLADPVMLEIFNNLFMSIAEQMGLTLQNTASSVNIKERLDFSCAVFDRTGALVANAPHMPVHLGSMDRSVETIIRLNAGNIRPGDVFALNAPYNGGTHLPDITVVTPVFDDTGCDILFYVASRGHHADVGGTAPGSMTPLATTVDEEGVLFDNFHLVERGRFREAELYELLTNHPYPARNPHQNIADLKAQIASNEKGVAELRRMVAHFGLSVVEAYMGHVQDNAAESVRRVIDRLPDTAQYDYPTDTGQVIKVKIMVDRKKRQATVDFSGTSQVKMNNFNAPEPVTRAAVLYAFRVMVEANIPMNAGCLRPINIIIPDGCMLKPAYPAAVVAGNVETSQHVTNALFGAMGSMANAQGTMNNLTFGNAKYQYYETICSGSPAGQMNDGRGFAGTAGVHTHMTNSRLTDPEVLELRFPVLLEDFHIREGSGGKGKWTAGDGTERTIRFLERMECAILSSHRNRPPRGLNGGGDGRVGVTSVRRLDGRIEILRASDQTVLEAGEAVTVITPTAGGVGN encoded by the coding sequence ATGACTGATGGGGCTTGGAATTTCTGGATCGATCGCGGAGGCACGTTCACGGATATCATTGGCCGTGCGCCAGATGGCGGTTTGCATCCGCGAAAGCTTCTCTCCGAAAACCCGGAATCTTATCGCGATGCGGCGATCCACGGAATTCGCGGTCTGCTCGGTCTCGGGCCGGCCGACCCGATACCTTCCGATCGCATTGGCGAGATTCGCATGGGGACGACCGTTGCCACAAACGCGCTTCTGGAGCGCAAGGGCGACAGGGTTCTTTTGTTGATCACCAAGGGGTTTCGTGACGCGCTTCGCATCGCCTACCAGGCCCGCCCTGACATTTTTGCCAAGGAGATCATTCTGCCGGAACAGTTGTACGAGCGGGTGGCGGAGGTCCATGAACGTGTTCGCGTGGATGGCTCGATCGAGGTGCCGCTCGAGACCTCCGGTGTGGAGCAGGCGATCACCAGAGCAAGAGCCGACGGGATTGATGCAGTCGCGATCGTGTTCATGCACTCCTACAAGTATCCGCAGCACGAAAAAGCGGTCGCAGACCTCTGCCGGGCGGCGGGATTCAAGCAGATTTCGGTGAGCCACGACGTATCTCCGCTGCTTAAGCTGGTCGGCCGGGGCGATACGACCGTCGTGGACGCCTATCTCTCGCCGATTTTATCTCGCTACGTTCAGCAGGTGGCCGGCGAGCTCGGGGTGGAGAGCGCCGGAAAGGCGTCGCCGCGCCTCAATTTCATGATGTCATCAGGTGGTCTAACCGCCGCACGTTTGTTCCAGGGCAAGGATGCACTGCTTTCGGGGCCGGCAGGCGGTGTGGTCGGTATGGTGGAAACTGCAAAACTCGCCGGTTTCCACAAGGTCATCGGCTTTGACATGGGAGGCACCTCAACCGATGTTGCCCACTATGACGGCGAATACGAACGCGCCTTCGATACCGAAGTTGCAGGGGTTCGAGTGAGGGCGCCGATGATGCGCATTCATACGGTCGCCGCCGGCGGCGGCTCCATCCTTCATTTTGAAGCCGGCCGCTTCCGCGTCGGGCCTGATTCGGCGGGGGCCAATCCGGGACCGACCTGCTATCGTCGTGGCGGGGAATTGGCGGTGACAGACGCCAACGTCATGCTCGGCAAGCTGCAACCGGATCTGTTTCCCGCAATCTTTGGGCCAGGCCAGAACGAGCCCCTCGACGCCGATGCCGTACGCGCCAAATTCGAGGTCCTGTCGGCCCAGGCAGCCACCGGATACAGCCCGGAGAGTGTCGCAGAAGGTTTCATAAAGATCGCGGTCGAGAATATGGCCAACGCGATCAAGAAAATCTCGGTACAGCGTGGCTATGACGTGACGGGCTACCTGCTGAACTGTTTCGGTGGTGCCGGAGGGCAACATGCCTGCCTTGTTGCCGATGCCCTCGGCATGTCAATGGTGCTCGTCCATCCCTTTTCCGGGCTGCTGTCGGCTTACGGCATGGGCTTGTCTTCGGTCTTCGCATCCCGTCAGCAAGCGTTTATCAAACCGCTGTCGGAAGAGTCGCTCTTGGAGCTTAGCCGCCTGATCGCTTCCTTGACCGCCGACGTCGGCGAGAAGCTGAAGGCACAAGGCATAGCAGCCAACAAAATCGACTTTAGACCCATCCTGGATCTCCGTTACGAGGGTACAGACACCACGCTGCCGGTCAATTTCTACCACGGCTCGATACTGGCGGCGCGGGCCGATTTCGAGCGGGCGCATAAGGCGCAGTTCGGCTTCGTCTACGACGAAAAGATGATTGTCGTCGAATCCGTTGGCGTCGAGGGGACCGATCGCTCCGCTGAAAGGCACCAAGAGGGCAACCAGGAGACCGTAGCCGGGGTTTCTCGCACCGCTGAAAATCGTCGCGTCTTTTTCGATGGCGTCTGGCGCGACACCAGCGTCTTCAAGCGTGATGATCTCCTGCCCGGTGGTCAGGCCCTCGGTCCAGCGCTCATTATCGAAGCCAATCAGACGATCGTCGTCGAACCCGGATGGCAGGCAGAGATCACCCAGAAGAACCACGTCTTGCTCCGTCGCGTTGAAAAGAAGAAAACGGCAGCAGCAGTAGGGACGCTGGCCGATCCGGTGATGCTGGAGATATTCAACAATCTGTTCATGTCGATTGCAGAACAGATGGGCCTCACGCTGCAAAACACCGCCTCATCCGTGAACATCAAGGAACGGTTGGATTTCTCCTGTGCCGTTTTCGATCGGACCGGTGCGCTGGTCGCCAATGCACCACATATGCCGGTGCATCTGGGCTCGATGGACCGATCGGTGGAGACGATCATCAGGTTGAACGCGGGTAATATTCGCCCAGGCGACGTGTTTGCTCTGAACGCCCCTTACAACGGCGGCACGCATCTGCCGGACATAACGGTCGTCACGCCTGTCTTCGACGACACCGGATGCGACATCCTGTTCTATGTTGCCTCCCGCGGACATCACGCCGACGTCGGAGGCACGGCGCCGGGCTCGATGACCCCGCTTGCGACGACCGTCGATGAGGAAGGGGTGCTTTTCGACAACTTCCATCTGGTCGAACGCGGTCGCTTTCGCGAGGCCGAACTGTACGAGCTCCTCACAAATCATCCTTATCCGGCGCGCAATCCGCACCAGAACATCGCGGATCTAAAGGCGCAGATTGCCTCCAACGAGAAGGGCGTGGCGGAGTTGCGCAGAATGGTTGCTCATTTCGGTCTTTCGGTGGTCGAAGCCTATATGGGTCATGTGCAGGACAACGCGGCCGAAAGCGTGCGTCGTGTCATCGACCGCTTGCCGGATACCGCTCAATACGATTACCCGACCGACACGGGCCAGGTGATCAAGGTCAAGATCATGGTTGACCGCAAGAAGCGCCAGGCCACTGTGGATTTCAGCGGAACCTCGCAAGTGAAGATGAACAACTTCAATGCGCCGGAGCCGGTCACTCGCGCTGCAGTTCTCTACGCATTCCGAGTGATGGTCGAGGCCAACATTCCAATGAATGCTGGCTGCCTGAGACCGATCAACATCATCATTCCGGACGGCTGCATGCTAAAGCCGGCCTATCCGGCTGCGGTCGTAGCAGGGAATGTGGAGACATCCCAGCACGTGACCAATGCGCTCTTCGGCGCAATGGGGTCGATGGCCAATGCGCAGGGGACGATGAACAATCTGACGTTCGGCAACGCGAAATACCAATACTACGAAACGATCTGCTCGGGCTCGCCGGCGGGCCAGATGAACGACGGCCGCGGCTTTGCTGGAACGGCTGGTGTCCACACACACATGACGAATTCCCGCCTGACCGATCCGGAGGTGCTGGAACTGCGATTCCCAGTTCTATTGGAGGACTTTCACATCAGGGAGGGCTCCGGTGGAAAAGGCAAGTGGACCGCCGGCGACGGGACTGAGCGTACCATTCGATTTCTGGAACGGATGGAATGCGCCATCCTGTCGTCCCACCGCAACCGTCCGCCTCGGGGCCTCAATGGAGGCGGCGACGGTAGGGTTGGGGTGACAAGTGTCCGCCGGTTGGATGGTCGGATCGAAATACTAAGGGCGAGTGATCAGACAGTGCTCGAGGCGGGGGAGGCCGTCACGGTCATCACGCCGACCGCCGGCGGGGTTGGAAACTGA
- a CDS encoding glycosyltransferase family 4 protein: MSVICPKGKGHEKSYEVLEGVHIYRHALREASRAAGYLREYCLALFHQTCLSFRVRRRQSIDAIQACNPPDLMFLVALIHKLLFGTRFVFDHHDLSPELYVTKFGRKDMFHRLLCFFERQTFRMADASIATNETFRDIAIARGGMAPDRVVVVKSYPEASRFRRTLADQSLVAPGKHLIGYLGIMGEQDGVETMVRALAEIIHVRKRSDVHGLIIGDGPELGRLKKLAAELNLGDSLRFSGYLSGQPLMAHLSALNIGVIPDPPNEFNDKLSMNKVFEYMMLGLPIVQFNLRQARRDAREAALVVPEHSPEGLADGILALVDDPQRCMEMSAAGRAVAEREFQWATEARRYLTAYRTVFRRRLDVNDKRHYPAS, translated from the coding sequence GTGTCGGTGATATGCCCCAAGGGAAAGGGACACGAAAAAAGCTACGAAGTCCTGGAGGGGGTCCATATATACCGGCACGCTCTTCGCGAGGCCTCTCGTGCAGCTGGCTACTTGAGAGAGTATTGCCTTGCGCTTTTTCACCAGACCTGTCTCTCTTTCCGCGTTCGCCGGCGCCAGTCAATCGACGCCATTCAGGCGTGCAATCCCCCCGACCTGATGTTCCTGGTGGCGCTGATCCATAAATTGCTATTCGGCACACGCTTTGTATTCGACCACCACGATCTCAGCCCGGAACTCTATGTTACCAAGTTTGGGCGCAAGGACATGTTTCACCGGTTGCTCTGCTTCTTTGAACGGCAGACATTCCGGATGGCGGACGCCAGCATCGCGACGAACGAGACCTTTCGTGACATTGCCATCGCACGCGGCGGCATGGCTCCCGATCGCGTCGTCGTTGTCAAGAGTTATCCGGAAGCTTCCCGTTTCCGGCGCACCCTTGCTGATCAGTCGCTCGTCGCTCCCGGCAAGCACCTGATCGGCTATCTTGGCATCATGGGTGAGCAGGATGGCGTGGAGACCATGGTGCGCGCCCTCGCCGAGATTATCCACGTGCGCAAGCGAAGCGACGTCCATGGCCTCATCATTGGCGATGGTCCAGAACTTGGTCGGCTGAAAAAGCTCGCAGCCGAGCTGAACCTTGGCGATTCCTTACGCTTCAGTGGCTACCTGAGCGGTCAGCCTCTCATGGCGCATCTGTCTGCGCTCAACATCGGTGTCATTCCAGATCCGCCCAACGAATTCAACGACAAGCTCTCAATGAACAAGGTCTTTGAATACATGATGCTGGGCCTGCCCATCGTTCAGTTCAACCTTCGGCAAGCGAGGCGCGATGCTAGGGAAGCGGCCCTTGTGGTCCCGGAGCATTCGCCAGAAGGCCTCGCGGACGGAATTCTTGCGCTTGTGGATGATCCGCAGCGGTGCATGGAGATGTCAGCTGCGGGACGAGCCGTCGCCGAGCGTGAGTTCCAGTGGGCAACCGAAGCTCGCCGCTATTTGACTGCCTACCGCACGGTGTTTCGCAGGAGGTTGGACGTCAATGATAAGCGTCATTATCCCGCATCTTGA
- the copC gene encoding copper homeostasis periplasmic binding protein CopC — MPTLSRLVALSTVAILGVAGQALAHAQLTKNVPADKATVATSPAELDLHFSEELDIKFSGVKVTGPDKAMVKTGDAMLMDEGKTLMVPLPEMLGPGAYAVEWHVLSTDGHKTNGTYGFTVKP; from the coding sequence ATGCCGACACTTTCCCGCCTTGTCGCATTGTCCACCGTTGCGATCCTCGGCGTTGCCGGGCAGGCCCTTGCGCATGCACAGCTGACGAAAAACGTGCCTGCCGACAAGGCAACGGTCGCGACCTCCCCTGCCGAACTCGACCTGCACTTCTCTGAAGAACTCGACATCAAGTTCTCCGGCGTGAAAGTCACCGGCCCGGACAAGGCGATGGTGAAAACCGGCGACGCGATGCTGATGGATGAAGGCAAAACCTTGATGGTCCCTCTTCCCGAAATGCTTGGCCCCGGCGCCTACGCCGTGGAATGGCACGTCCTTTCAACGGACGGCCACAAGACCAATGGCACTTACGGTTTCACGGTCAAGCCGTGA
- a CDS encoding glycosyltransferase family 2 protein: MISVIIPHLDQPEMLRRCLASLTREVNPRLSVEIIVVDNGSKQMPVEVCASFPNVKLLSQSVPGPGPARNLGVANAAGDTLAFIDADCIAADGWLDEIEHQFSSDAKKSILGGDVRIGCENPSHPTLLEAYESVFAYRMKEYIAKQGFTGTGNLAVRAEVFASVGEFGGIDIAEDRDWGQRALRGGYRTHYCEKMIAYHPARKSFSELALKWQRHTAHDLARIKGRRGWRLRWIVRAAAVALSPVAEVTRICSSARLSGWRSRGLAFVGLVLIRGYRTAIMVSLACGATDAMTLSRRWNPRSIAGTPSKNR; the protein is encoded by the coding sequence ATGATAAGCGTCATTATCCCGCATCTTGACCAGCCCGAAATGCTCCGAAGGTGCTTGGCTTCGCTGACACGCGAGGTTAACCCGAGGCTCTCGGTGGAGATAATCGTGGTGGATAACGGGTCGAAACAGATGCCCGTGGAGGTTTGCGCGTCCTTTCCAAATGTCAAGCTTCTGTCGCAATCGGTGCCCGGTCCAGGTCCGGCGCGCAATCTCGGTGTAGCAAACGCGGCCGGAGACACCCTTGCTTTCATCGATGCTGACTGTATTGCCGCGGATGGGTGGTTAGATGAAATCGAGCACCAGTTTTCCTCTGATGCAAAGAAGTCCATCCTTGGCGGAGACGTGCGGATCGGTTGCGAAAATCCAAGCCACCCGACGCTTTTGGAAGCCTATGAAAGCGTGTTCGCCTATCGCATGAAGGAGTACATAGCAAAGCAGGGATTTACGGGAACCGGCAACCTGGCAGTGCGCGCGGAGGTCTTCGCCTCGGTCGGTGAATTTGGGGGCATCGATATCGCCGAAGATCGTGATTGGGGTCAGCGAGCTTTAAGAGGAGGCTATCGAACGCATTATTGCGAGAAAATGATTGCCTACCATCCCGCTCGCAAGAGTTTTTCGGAATTGGCCTTAAAGTGGCAGCGACACACTGCCCATGATCTTGCCCGTATAAAGGGCAGACGCGGCTGGAGGTTGCGCTGGATCGTGCGGGCCGCCGCTGTTGCTCTTTCTCCCGTTGCAGAAGTGACACGGATTTGCAGCTCAGCGCGCCTGAGCGGTTGGAGGTCGCGCGGACTGGCTTTTGTTGGCCTCGTCCTTATCCGCGGCTACAGAACCGCTATCATGGTTTCACTTGCCTGCGGCGCGACTGATGCGATGACGCTAAGCCGTCGCTGGAACCCGCGGTCCATAGCTGGAACTCCTTCAAAGAATAGGTGA
- a CDS encoding acyl-CoA ligase (AMP-forming), exosortase A system-associated, producing the protein MQPPIKCNISDLLRHGAASFGNSPALTYKNITSSYVELWQNACGFASGLGSLETRPGDRVAVLLDKRFETIVSIFGTAAARCVTVPINPVLRSQQVAYILADCDVRILVTSTDRLAQLQDHLADIPSLEHVVLVDGPGSEIENDKQSPATHSWVELVPVEADEPPSAGVDCDVAAILYTSGSTGKPKGVVLSHRNMIVGAESVSHYLGNGPHDTILSVLPLSFDAGLSQLTTAFNSGAHVVLMNYLLPLDVVRLCEKHKVTGITGVPPFWIQVAGLSWPAEVGARLRYFANTGGRMPKATLDRLRSSFPDALPYLMYGLTEAFRSTYLDPSEIDRRPDSIGKAIPNAEILVVRPDGTLCDPDEPGELVHRGPLVALGYWNDPARTSERFRPWPGTGAVWRQPELAVFSGDTVVRDEEGFLYFVGRRDEMIKTSGYRVSPTEIEEVAYATGLTRDAVAMGIDDKALGQRIVLVASPVAETLDVGALLTAFRHRLPQYMVPSKVIEMASIPTNPNGKFDRVLLREQLGQ; encoded by the coding sequence ATGCAGCCGCCGATTAAGTGCAATATTTCCGATCTGCTTCGCCATGGGGCAGCGTCGTTCGGCAATTCTCCCGCGCTGACATACAAGAACATCACCAGTAGCTACGTTGAGCTATGGCAAAACGCCTGCGGATTTGCTTCAGGCCTTGGCTCCCTCGAAACGAGACCAGGCGACCGCGTGGCGGTTCTCCTCGATAAACGGTTTGAGACCATCGTTTCGATATTCGGAACGGCGGCGGCACGTTGCGTAACGGTGCCCATCAATCCCGTATTGAGGTCACAGCAAGTCGCCTACATACTGGCCGACTGCGATGTCAGGATATTGGTGACATCAACAGATCGTCTGGCTCAACTCCAGGACCACCTCGCCGACATTCCATCGTTGGAACATGTCGTCCTTGTCGACGGGCCGGGATCAGAGATTGAGAATGATAAACAGTCTCCAGCCACCCATTCGTGGGTCGAATTGGTTCCGGTAGAAGCAGACGAACCTCCCTCTGCAGGCGTCGATTGTGATGTTGCGGCGATCCTCTACACCTCCGGAAGTACGGGAAAGCCAAAGGGCGTGGTGCTCAGCCATCGCAACATGATCGTGGGCGCTGAGAGCGTTAGTCACTATCTCGGAAACGGTCCGCACGACACGATCCTGTCGGTGCTGCCACTGAGTTTCGACGCGGGGTTGAGCCAGTTGACAACGGCGTTCAATTCCGGCGCCCATGTCGTGCTTATGAATTACCTCCTGCCTCTTGACGTTGTGCGACTATGCGAGAAGCACAAGGTCACGGGGATTACCGGCGTTCCACCTTTTTGGATTCAGGTCGCGGGCCTTAGCTGGCCAGCCGAGGTCGGCGCTCGACTGCGCTACTTTGCAAATACAGGCGGGAGGATGCCCAAGGCGACACTTGACCGGTTACGGTCTTCCTTTCCCGATGCGCTTCCATACCTGATGTACGGACTGACGGAGGCTTTTCGATCCACCTATCTCGACCCGTCTGAAATCGATCGTCGGCCGGACTCGATCGGAAAGGCGATCCCCAATGCAGAAATCCTTGTCGTGAGGCCGGACGGAACGCTGTGTGATCCTGACGAACCGGGGGAGTTGGTCCACCGAGGTCCGCTTGTGGCGCTGGGGTATTGGAACGATCCCGCCCGCACCAGCGAACGCTTTCGGCCGTGGCCAGGAACCGGCGCCGTATGGCGGCAACCCGAATTGGCCGTGTTTTCCGGAGATACAGTGGTCCGGGACGAAGAGGGGTTCTTGTACTTCGTCGGCCGGCGCGATGAAATGATCAAGACGTCTGGGTATCGTGTCAGTCCAACCGAAATCGAGGAAGTGGCCTATGCCACGGGTCTGACGCGCGACGCCGTTGCCATGGGGATAGATGACAAAGCCCTTGGGCAGCGTATCGTTCTTGTTGCAAGTCCGGTTGCCGAAACGCTGGATGTTGGCGCCTTGCTGACAGCATTCAGACATCGATTGCCGCAATACATGGTGCCGTCAAAGGTAATCGAGATGGCGTCAATTCCCACCAACCCAAACGGCAAGTTCGACCGCGTACTCTTGAGGGAGCAATTGGGACAGTGA